A genomic window from Pyxicephalus adspersus chromosome 2, UCB_Pads_2.0, whole genome shotgun sequence includes:
- the XAB2 gene encoding LOW QUALITY PROTEIN: pre-mRNA-splicing factor SYF1 (The sequence of the model RefSeq protein was modified relative to this genomic sequence to represent the inferred CDS: substituted 1 base at 1 genomic stop codon): MPEKQILIEEDDLQYEEEILRNPYSVKCWMRYIEFKQSAPAHTLNLIYERALKELPGSYKLWYAYLKQRRKQVKRRCLTDPAFEEVNNCHERALVFMHKMPRIWLDYCQSLMDQCKITRTRRTFDRALRALPITQHHRIWPLYLKFVRAHSLPETAVRVYRRYLKLSPENAEEYIKYLRSVDRLDESASRLAAIVNQEDFVSKEGKSNYQLWQELCTLLSKNPGSIRSLDSAAIIRGGLTRFTDQRGKLWCALAEYHIRSGHFEKARDVYEEAIQTVTTVRDFTQVFDSXAQFEESVIAAKMETVSEMGKEEEDDIELELRLARFEQLIERRPLLLNGVLLRQNPHNVHEWQKRVQLYKDKPREIINTYTEAVQTVDPAKATGKPHLLWVDFAKFYEDNGQIDDARAILQRATQVQYTRVDDLASVWCQFGEMELRHENYEEALKILRKATAVPGRKAEYFDTSEPVQNRLYKSLKVWSMLADLEESLGTFKSTKAVYDRIIDLRIATPQIIINYALFLEEHNYFEESFKAYERGIALFRWPNVYDIWSTYLSKFIARYGGKKLERARDLFEQALDGCPRKFTKNIFLLYAKLEEEHGLARHAMALYERATQAVEQDEQYEMFNIYIKRAAEIYGVTHTRSIYERAIELLSDEQSREMCLRFADMECKLGEIDRARAVYSYCSQMCDPRLTAGFWQTWRDFEVRHGNEDTMREMLRVKRSVQAKYNTQGTFLVSQRLRAEGGAGQESKEPVDEMQALEQKAAVVAAEAEKDKPEIKDRILFVRSDASNTELAEMALQANPDEINIGDEDESEEEMEPDEVQVEQKSVPASVFSGLADDDD, encoded by the exons ATGCCGGAGAAACAGATTCTAATT gaggaggatgaccTTCAGTATGAAGAGGAGATTCTACGTAACCCGTATTCAGTCAAGTGCTGGATGCGATATATTGAATTCAAGCAATCTGCCCCGGCACACACACTTAACCTGATATACGAGAGAGCACTGAAGGAGCTGCCAGGAAG TTACAAGTTGTGGTATGCTTACCTAAAACAACGCAGAAAGCAGGTGAAGAGACGATGCCTTACCGATCCAGCCTTTGAGGAAGTGAATAACTGCCATGAGCGAGCCCTTGTCTTCATGCATAAG ATGCCCAGAATTTGGCTGGATTACTGCCAGTCCCTTATGGATCAGTGTAAAATCACTCGCACAAGAAGGACATTTGACCGTGCTCTTCGTGCACTCCCCATTACACAGCATCATCGCATCTGGCCATTGTACCTGAAATTTGTCCGTGCTCACTCTCTTCCGGAGACAGCAGTCAGGGTTTACAGGAGATACCTGAAG ctgtCACCTGAGAATGCAGAGGAGTATATCAAGTATTTGCGCTCTGTGGACAGATTAGATGAGTCTGCTTCCAGGTTGGCAGCCATTGTAAACCAGGAGGATTTTGTGTCCAAAGAGGGAAAATCAAACTATCAG CTGTGGCAGGAGCTGTGTACCCTCCTATCCAAGAACCCAGGATCTATACGCTCTTTGGACTCTGCAGCCATTATTCGCGGTGGCCTCACACGCTTCACTGACCAGAGGGGAAAGTTGTGGTGTGCCCTTGCCGAGTACCATATCCGGAGTGGTCATTTTGAAAAG GCTCGAGATGTCTATGAAGAGGCCATTCAGACAGTCACCACCGTCCGTGACTTCACTCAGGTGTTCGATAGTTAGGCTCAGTTTGAAGAGAGTGTCATTGCAGCCAAAATGGAAACAGTCAGTGAGATGGGAAAAGAAGAGGAAG ATGACATAGAGTTGGAGCTACGATTGGCTCGCTTCGAGCAGCTCATAGAGAGGCGGCCTTTGTTACTGAATGGAGTGCTGCTTAGACAAAACCCGCATAATGTCCATGAATGGCAAAAGAGAGTGCAGCTGTACAAGGACAAACCACGAGAG ATCATAAACACATACACAGAAGCTGTTCAGACTGTGGATCCAGCAAAGGCCACTGGGAAGCCACATCTGCTCTGGGTTGATTTTGCCAAATTTTATGAAGACAATGGACAGATTGATGAC gCCCGAGCCATCCTCCAGCGAGCCACTCAGGTACAATACACACGTGTGGATGACTTGGCCTCTGTCTGGTGCCAGTTTGGTGAGATGGAGTTGAGGCATGAGAACTATGAGGAGGCTTTGAAGATACTTAGG AAAGCCACGGCAGTGCCAGGTCGCAAGGCTGAATACTTTGACACCTCGGAGCCTGTGCAGAATAGACTGTACAAGTCATTAAAGGTGTGGTCCATGTTGGCTGATCTGGAGGAAAGTTTAGGCACTTTTAAG TCCACCAAGGCTGTTTATGATAGGATCATTGATCTCCGAATAGCCACCCCGCAGATTATCATCAATTATGCTTTATTCCTGGAGGAACACAACTATTTTGAGGAAAGTTTTAAG GCCTACGAGCGAGGCATCGCCCTTTTCCGTTGGCCAAAtgtctatgatatctggagtacTTATCTGTCAAAATTCATTGCACGGTATGGAGGAAAGAAGCTGGAGAGAGCTCGGGATCTGTTTGAACAGGCTCTGGATGGGTGCCCtagaaaatttacaaaaa ATATCTTTCTCTTGTATGCTAAGCTGGAAGAAGAGCACGGTCTGGCCCGACATGCCATGGCTTTATACGAGCGAGCTACCCAGGCTGTAGAGCAAGATGAACAGTATGAGATGTTTAACATTTACATCAAAAGAGCTGCTGAAATCTATGGAGTCACACACACCCGCAGCATTTATGAGCGAGCCATAGAG CTGTTGTCGGACGAGCAGTCTCGGGAGATGTGTTTGCGCTTTGCGGATATGGAATGTAAGCTTGGAGAGATTGATCGAGCTCGAGCTGTGTATTCCTACTGTTCTCAGATGTGTGATCCCAGG CTGACAGCTGGCTTCTGGCAGACTTGGAGAGATTTTGAGGTGCGCCATGGCAATGAGGACACTATGAGAGAAATGCTGCGTGTAAAACGGAGTGTGCAAGCCAAATACAACACACAGGGCACTTTCCTTGTATCTCAGAGACTGCGGGCAGAGGGAGGAGCTGGCCAGGAATCTAAAG AACCGGTCGATGAGATGCAGGCTCTGGAGCAGAAGGCAGCAGTGGTGGCAGCAGAGGCTGAAAAGGATAAACCAGAGATTAAAGACAGGATTCTGTTTGTCAG GTCTGACGCTTCCAACACAGAATTAGCAGAGATGGCCCTGCAGGCAAATCCTGATGAGATTAATATTGGTGATGAAGACGAGTCAGAAGAGGAGATGGAGCCCGATG AAGTACAAGTGGAGCAGAAGTCGGTCCCCGCTTCCGTCTTCTCCGGGCTTGCCGATGATGATGACTAA